The DNA sequence TGGAGACCGGGCGGCAGTGCCGTGTACAAGTCCTTGATCTAGCGCACGTGTCAAACCAAAAGGGCCCGGAGGCCAGATGGGGCCCGGCATGTcattttgtgggggggtgggggggggggcactcccaAAGGCAAAATCGTGTCGCGTATTTTGCCAAGTGCCgttgttcatttttaatttaatttaatggaAAATCTTTACCAACATTTGCAGTGACTGATTTAGAAATATTTGTAATCGCATTGAATGCGTATGTGTCAACGTGTGATGAGGCGATGATCCATTGAAATGATTTTCGGATATCGGGAAACAATAAGTACAACTTTGCCTGCcgtgaaaatgagtttgagccTTTGGAATGATTGCGTCATGGCCCTGTGGTTTATTTTCAGGCTTCTGCTGACCaaatagagcacaggtgtcaaactcaaagcctgCGGACCAAATCCGACCCTCCGTGTCATTTGATACGGCCCGCAAAAgcttataacttttttttttttggtcctaagataatgataatttaaaaaaaattccaatgaaAACCCTTCCATGTTCACACAAAACATAAGCACTTATTTTGCCTCTTGTTCTTAAGCCGCATGTAATCCGACTGCAACTGTAAAACCAAACCGTGTATCCACCTGTTGAATTTTGTGATATCGTGACACCCTGAGCCGTTTATGAGGTTTTACCGTTATATTCGCGCCCCCGCCATCCGTTCCTGAGGGCAACCGCAGCCACGATGTTGCCAACGCACCTTGTCGAGCTGAACGAGAGTACTTTATGGGATACATTCATGTGGATGAATGAGAACTTGTATTTGGTAGTACTAAAAAGATTTCTATTTTGGAAGATTTAGCACAAGCGATGATGGCCTTGAAAGTCATTTTCGACTAATTTGTGAgagtattttgtttaaaaagaaatgttatATGCACTTTCATTGAACATGAAGTACTTTTGTACCTCTGTATGGCTTTTATTAGCTGAGGATGTGCACAGCCCAGATTTCAactttgtataatttttttactgcactattcataatatattttatgaaaCATTTATGCGAATGAAATGAGAtgctttgtgttttcatttgaaatcgACTTTTCCAAATACCCTTTGTGACGTAGATCGGAACAAGGAATGCTACTTACCGTGATCCATCCATTGATACGGTAAGTATCAATGGATAGTGTTCGTAACATTCATTCCATGTGGTCACTTATATTTTGTTCTCATGCTCACGCATTTTTACACCTGACaatgtcatcttttctttttattttcccaacttATTTTGATCCGCGATAATGCGTttctaaacacttttttttcttgacatttgatttttttaaacaacagagcaatatgtttgtttgtttttttaattaaaaaaaatcatgaaaacaaaGATAAAGTTGTGTTTTTGGGAGCTGGAATGGTTTACTGGCATTCAAACTCAACtgggaaaattaaaatgtacGACCAGGTTTTGTTATGAGGTACAGCTTTACAGGTGAGAATTCGAATCTGGAGCctgaatttcatttatttgccaCGTGGGGGCGGCCAAGCGTTGTTTTGTAGCCATCAGAGAGGAAGAAGTCTTCTTCGTTTGAAGTATTTTAAATGATTGAGCGGTGCTTTTCTTGGGGGCACGATAATGGCGTGTAAAAGTTCTACTCTTGCCGTACTCATGATATAGACCAAATACTTATCAAGTGTCTATTCTGTTTCGTATGACTATTCAAGTTTAAGCTTTTAAACGTTCGATGTTTCGAcggaacgtttaaaaaaacgaTGCAGACGTCGGGGGCAGATGGCTCCTCTCAGCAGCCGATTGTTTTCTTCGACTTGGAGACCACTGGACTCGGTAAGAAGCTGGGAACCAATACGCCCAAACAAAAATACTCTGTTAAAAGTAGAAATACAGATTCTATTTATTTAATACTAATCATTGAATGTTCCCCAGTactgacgtgcgtgtgtgtaaaaaaacaaactttttttattttctttttaaattttactttTTCTCGAAAATACGTAAAACGTCTCGAGAATATATGGAGGTCCCGTGTAATTTTCAATGGACAGCATTTGATGAGAGTTAGTCATTTGTCCAAAACGTTCACGAAAGTTGGAAAAAGGTGATTTTCATTGAACAGTACTTTAAATTGTGATGACTTtaagtttttggggggggccggggttgttgaaaaaaaatcacaaatcatCGATTAAACAgacaaaataattgacagaATAATCGATAAAGTAATTGTTAGTTGCAGCCATAATATCAATACAAAATATACCTGCGAGGTGCAGGTACTATTTTGTCCACTTTTAATCCTCTCCTTCGACATCGTCGTATTTGTGACTGAGTGTGTGTGGTTTAAAAAGGCGGGGCCAAGGTCCCGCTGTAGGGCAGTTTGACTGGTCAGCATTGGAAGTTATGCGAGTGTCGCCATCGTCAGGTCCGACGTGCGATCTTGTTCAGCTGGCGGCGGTGAGCGGGGACCGCTCCCTCAACCTCTACACGGTCCCTCGTTGTCGAATGGAACCGGGCGCCGCCAGGGTGACGGGCCTGAGGGTGCGCCGACACAAACTCTACCTGCACCGCCGCGCTGTCCCCACCAGCCCCCTGCAGGAGGTGCTGCTGTGCTTTGTCACTTTCTTGCGAGCGCTCggacgccccctgctggcaggCCACAACATCCGCCGCTTTGACTGCCGCGTGCTGGCCCGAGCCCTGGACGAGACAGGCCTGCGGACACAGTTCGAGGCGTCCGTCGCTGGCTGCGTGGACACGCTGCCCGTGGCCCGGGAGGTGCTGAAGGATTGCGGCATGCGCAGCTTCAA is a window from the Hippocampus zosterae strain Florida chromosome 3, ASM2543408v3, whole genome shotgun sequence genome containing:
- the plex9.2 gene encoding three prime repair exonuclease 4, translating into MRVSPSSGPTCDLVQLAAVSGDRSLNLYTVPRCRMEPGAARVTGLRVRRHKLYLHRRAVPTSPLQEVLLCFVTFLRALGRPLLAGHNIRRFDCRVLARALDETGLRTQFEASVAGCVDTLPVAREVLKDCGMRSFKQEYLVKELMGVDYKAHDALEDVRSLQTLYYVLQPKPEVVARYTFGLSDVQVVAKEELTAGPKGKRLLPGQRLLWQHLEQPEKDH